The Penicillium digitatum chromosome 6, complete sequence genome has a window encoding:
- a CDS encoding Nitrilase, putative → MVRVAVTQVEPVWLDLEATVEKTCRIIAEAAGNGAQLVAFPECWIPGYPAWIWSRPVDPTLMSLYIRNSLTVDSPQMEKIKNCARKHKIIVVLGFSENFHHSLYIAQAIISEDGEILTTRKKIKATHMERTVFGDSRNDCLNSVVPTSVGRVGALSCWEHIQPLLKFHTYTQREQIHVAAWPPLFEHAGDHSLFSMSREGTAALAQTYAMESNSFVLHTTAVLSEAGITKMSTELGSMNVPGGGSSAIFGPDGRKLSTDIPSTEEGILYATLNLEDIIHSKHFVDVCGHYSRPDLLWLGVDDGAKLHVRKGSIVA, encoded by the exons ATGGTTCGCGTTGCAGTCACCCAGGTAGAGCCCGTTTGGCTTGATCTCGAAGCGACAGTCGAAAAGACCTGTCGTATTATCGCCGAGGCTGCTGGGAATGGAGCTCAACTCGTAGCATTTCCGGAGTGCTGGATTCCAGGCTATCCGGCTTGGATTTG GTCGCGACCCGTTGACCCAACTCTCATGTCTCTGTATATTCGGAATTCGTTGACTGTGGATTCGCCCCAAAtggagaagatcaaaaacTGTGCGCGCAAGCATAAAATCATAGTCGTCCTGGGCTTTTCCGAGAACTTCCACCACTCGCTTTACATTGCACAGGCTATTATTAGCGAAGATGGAGAAATTCTTACCACTCGCAAAAAGATCAAGGCTACCCACATGGAGCGAACCGTGTTCGGTGACTCCCGAAACGATTGCCTCAACAGCGTGGTGCCTACATCAGTGGGCCGAGTCGGCGCACTTTCTTGCTGGGAGCACATTCAGCCACTTCTCAAGTTCCACACATACACGCAACGGGAGCAGATTCATGTCGCAGCCTGGCCGCCTCTGTTTGAGCACGCCGGAGATCATTCGCTGTTCTCAATGTCACGCGAAG GAACGGCTGCTCTCGCCCAAACTTACGCCATGGAATCGAATTCTTTTGTTCTCCACACAACAGCTGTCCTCAGTGAAGCAGGAATTACGAAGATGAGCACAGAGCTAGGATCGATGAACGTTCCTGGCGGTGGCAGCTCTGCAATCTTTGGGCCCGATGGACGCAAGCTCTCGACTGACATTCCTTCCACCGAGGAAGGAATTCTATATGCCACTCTGAACTTGGAGGACATCATCCATTCCAAGCATTTTGTAGATGTGTGTGGCCATTACAGCAGGCCGGACCTCCTCTGGCTTGGAGTCGATGATGGTGCCAAGCTCCATGTGAGAAAAGGCTCAATTGTCGCATAA
- a CDS encoding C6 transcription factor: protein MDTRTSHPRVTVACETCRKRKRKCDGVQPACSPCLAKNLECQYITERRPKRKRDSGYVAGLEVQIELLKEEVRRLENHDPSSQRPKHISTIMLEDENFEDQTEDQHVTDGKGHISASSISIPKAIEDVSSLMWCMHIEDSGEPAFIGPSGNFCFPVSPHRSKTTKNRTPEKPVRTGLRAESTEPHKLDVSEVTHRQHLIDLFIRLVNPIHQFLDNATLSKIQQDNLSPQLGLVQDAVFAAGALLSDDPASEAFGCEMASKIEGTALQSCRQYPSILVVQALSIMCWRELALDQHNMSWMYNSMCASMLLHLGIPASSLHHSNEVEVESGDQPSILNSRSIRLRTLWSSVFLDRIATSLLGRTCALPWKRIRASSFLSAVGPTPSLDELVFDHHCRLWFIHDQYMDQIYSFDFGTLENGERYRLLMDAHERLLSFHRQLDPLVQIGTKNKSPAVILLHMSYNMSLMLIHRPFLKEPTQSKSHRLCVRSMSTAAAAMVRLINEYKKIADFDKVPPFVPHSVLTAAITLLLNATSKQQPLRDQSIQRFRVCYNALWEMRARWIKARKAISLLQQLAHRWEVMLALPLQNGFPTPCASDWCQPKNLSNNEPQYTTTNEGTTARSSRFDTSFDMPGWTDVDPLDFVSHNEDMLNTTIYNFTESSELPHVGQGISIDA from the exons ATGGACACAAGAACTTCACATCCGAGGGTCACCGTGGCTTGCGAGACTTGCCGCAAACGAAAGCGCAAA TGTGATGGCGTGCAACCAGCCTGCTCCCCTTGTCTAGCCAAGAATCTGGAATGCCAATATATAACGGAGAGGCGCCCAAA GCGCAAACGTGACTCAGGCTATGTAGCTGGGCTAGAAGTCCAGATTGAACTACTGAAAGAGGAGGTGCGGCGTTTGGAGAATCATGACCCGAGTAGTCAAAGGCCAAAGCATATTTCAACCATCATGCTTGAAGATGAAAATTTTGAGGATCAAACGGAAGACCAACATGTTACAGATGGCAAGGGGCATATTTCTGCCTCCTCTATTAGCATACCAAAGGCTATAGAAGATGTGAGTTCGCTAATGTGGTGTATGCATATTGAAGATAGTGGCGAGCCTGCGTTCATTGGGCCTTCGGGGAACTTCTGCTTTCCAGTTTCACCCCATCGCTCCAAAACCACCAAAAACAGAACTCCCGAGAAGCCCGTGAGGACTGGATTGCGAGCTGAGTCAACGGAGCCACACAAGCTAGATGTCTCGGAAGTCACCCATCGTCAACATCTTATTGACTTATTTATTCGTCTGGTGAATCCAATCCATCAGTTTTTGGATAATGCCACTCTCTCAAAAATTCAACAAGACAACCTCAGCCCACAGCTCGGTCTTGTTCAAGATGCGGTATTTGCAGCCGGGGCCCTTCTTTCGGATGATCCAGCTAGTGAGGCATTCGGTTGTGAAATGGCATCTAAAATAGAAGGTACTGCTCTGCAGAGTTGCCGACAGTATCCTAGCATCTTGGTCGTTCAAGCATTATCGATTATGTGCTGGCGCGAACTAGCTCTCGATCAACATAACATGAGTTGGATGTACAATT CAATGTGTGCTAGCATGCTTTTACATTTAGGTATTCCAGCCAGCTCACTGCATCATTCAAACGAGGTTGAAGTTGAATCGGGTGATCAACCCTCAATTTTGAATTCAAGGTCCATCCGTTTGAGAACGCTGTGGTCCTCGGTCTTTCTTGATAG AATTGCAACATCCCTCCTGGGAAGAACATGTGCTTTACCATGGAAACGCATACGGGCCTCCTCATTCTTGAGTGCAGTTGGACCTACCCCAAGCTTAGACGAACTAGTGTTCGACCACCACTGTCGACTGTGGTTCATTCATGACCAGTACATGGATCAGAT TTATTCGTTCGATTTTGGCACATTAGAAAACGGAGAACGATACCGCTTGCTCATGGATGCTCATGAAAGGCTACTTTCCTTCCATCGACAGTTGGACCCCCTGGTGCAGATAGGAACAAAGAATAAATCACCTGCCGTCATATTACTCCACATGTCATATAACATGTCGCTGATGTTAATCCATCGCCCTTTTCTAAAGGAACCAACACAGAGCAAGTCACATCGCCTCTGTGTTCGATCCATGTCTACGGCAGCAGCCGCCATGGTCAGACTCATCAATGAGTATAAAAAGATAGCCGACTTTGACAAAGTTCCACCATTTGTACCTCACAGTGTCTTGACGGCTGCTATCACTCTTTTACTCAACGCAACTTCTAAGCAACAACCGTTGCGCGACCAGTCCATACAGCGTTTTCGTGTTTGCTACAATGCTCTTTGGGAAATGCGAGCCAGATGGATCAAGGCCAGAAAGGCCATTTCACTTCTACAGCAGCTAGCCCACAGATGGGAAGTTATGCTAGCTTTACCACTCCAGAATGGATTTCCAACGCCCTGTGCCTCTGATTGGTGCCAGCCAAAAAATCTATCTAATAATGAGCCACAATATACGACTACGAATGAGGGGACCACGGCAAGGAGCTCACGGTTTGACACTTCTTTCGACATGCCGGGTTGGACTGACGTTGATCCCCTCGACTTTGTCTCCCACAACGAGGATATGTTGAACACGACGATTTATAATTTCACAGAGTCATCAGAGCTTCCCCATGTTGGTCAAGGTATATCAATCGATGCGTAA